The Thunnus thynnus chromosome 24, fThuThy2.1, whole genome shotgun sequence genome window below encodes:
- the LOC137177284 gene encoding uncharacterized protein — protein sequence MTYCVLTCNGNTTGVELVTYWWTSDVTTWSSTKEHNITKVEKELWLSWLSCEFENPVSKISSEKVFNPFIRNQLIAIAILFLAVCITIITFRHKGIINFSHIRRTRVLKWTFIYILVCILVVFNIILISDLNFEGREGNLTWMFILIAVFAVILVGGIIGVIFFYLKYKAADYFSYAEELKKMSMLIPVLFLDIFNIIINLIYEGGKEDLTMMIIVIAVVGVILVGFIIICIYLMKKLRRFYLILDLIYVVPCVSGLFNIIILMYKAINGYLIWMIILTAVFGVILVGGIISIIYLTYKDIKCVLNTKLWYLRYTLILIVVCIPVVFNIINSLYRAIRGKKS from the exons ATGACCTACTGTGTCCTCACCTGTAATGGCAACACCACAGGTGTTGAACTGGTCACCTACTGGTGGACATCAGATGTCACAACATGGTCTTCAACCAAGGAGCACAATATAACAAAG GTGGAAAAGGAGCTGTGGTTGAGCTGGTTGAGCTGTGAGTTTGAAAACCCAGTCAGCAAAATCAGCAGTGAAAAAGTCTTCAACCCCTTTATAA gGAATCAGCTCATCGCCATAGCAATATTATTTCTGGCTGTGTGCATCACCATCATCACTTTCAGACACAAAGGCATCATCAATTTCAGTCACATAAGGAGAACAc gggTTTTGAAATGGACGTTCATCTACATATTAGTATGTATTCTGGTTGTATTCAACATCATCCTCATATCCGATTTAAACTTTGAAGGCAGAGAAG gGAATCTGACATGGATGTTCATCTTAATAGCAGTATTTGCAGTGATTCTGGTTGGGGGCATCATCGGCGTCATCTTCTTCTATTTGAAATACAAAGCCGCAGACTATTTCTCATATGCAGAGGAACTGAAAAAGATGTCCATGTTAATACCAGTATTATTTCTGGATAtattcaacatcatcatcaatttaATATATGAAGGCGGAAAAG agGATCTGACAATGATGATCATCGTAATAGCAGTAGTTGGAGTGATTCTGGTTGGGTTCATCATCATCTGCATCTATTTAATGAAGAAACTCAGACGgt TCTATCTGATATTGGATCTCATCTATGTGGTTCCTTGTGTTTCGGGTTTGTTCAACATCATCATTTTGATGTACAAAGCCATAAATG gGTATCTGATATGGATGATCATCTTAACAGCAGTATTTGGAGTGATTCTGGTTGGGggcatcatcagcatcatctatttaacatacaaagacataaaat GTGTCCTCAACACCAAATTAT ggtATCTGAGATACACGCTCATCTTAATAGTAGTTTGTATTCCAGTTGTGTTCAACATCATCAATTCATTATACAGAGCCATAAGAGGTAAGAAATCTTAa